One window of the Blastocatellia bacterium genome contains the following:
- a CDS encoding glycosyltransferase family 2 protein, with translation MKVRPYLSIVIPAFDEARRIERSLQEIVQYLEQRPFPSEVIVVDDGSRDATAAIVRAFADTWSSEHVCVRLLRNERNFGKGYSVRRGFLHARGEIVLFTDADLSTPIAEAERLLRIIETEGADVAFGSRGLDQRFILKPQSLLRRWAGRIFNLLMRALTGLPFKDTQCGFKAYRRESMLPIFRSQRIFGFGFDVEILYLARKRGLRLRETPVLWANAEGTKVRLGRDAWRTAFDLLRIRMNDWRGRYASLEAERGMTRKGSETLPPSTPSVDGAS, from the coding sequence CGGCCTTCGACGAGGCCCGTCGGATCGAGCGCTCGCTGCAGGAGATCGTGCAGTATTTGGAGCAGCGACCATTCCCGAGCGAGGTCATCGTCGTAGACGACGGCTCGCGCGATGCCACGGCGGCAATCGTCCGCGCGTTCGCCGACACCTGGTCGAGCGAGCACGTGTGCGTGCGTCTGCTGCGCAACGAGCGAAATTTCGGGAAAGGCTATAGCGTCCGCCGCGGTTTTCTACACGCGCGCGGCGAGATCGTCCTTTTCACCGATGCCGATCTCTCGACACCGATCGCGGAAGCCGAACGCCTTCTTCGGATAATCGAGACCGAGGGCGCAGATGTCGCGTTCGGCTCGCGCGGTCTCGATCAGCGATTCATCCTGAAGCCACAATCGCTCCTGCGACGATGGGCCGGACGAATCTTCAACCTTCTAATGCGCGCGCTCACTGGGCTCCCCTTCAAGGACACGCAGTGCGGCTTCAAGGCCTACCGGCGCGAATCCATGCTTCCGATCTTCCGAAGCCAACGAATCTTCGGATTCGGGTTCGACGTCGAGATCCTCTACCTGGCACGAAAACGCGGCCTGCGTCTTCGAGAGACACCTGTGCTCTGGGCCAACGCCGAAGGGACGAAAGTTCGCCTGGGACGCGATGCCTGGCGCACGGCGTTCGATCTCCTTCGCATTCGGATGAACGATTGGCGGGGACGATATGCCTCGCTGGAGGCTGAGAGGGGAATGACTCGGAAGGGATCTGAGACGCTCCCCCCTTCGACCCCCTCCGTTGACGGAGCGTCCTGA